The segment GCGGCACGGCTCCCGCGACGGCCCTGGCGGACTGGATGCTCGCCTGGGTCATCGCACGGTCGAAGGCCGCCGCGGACTCCGGCCACGCGGAGTGCACCTGGTCGAAGAACTCCTGCCCGTGCAGGTCGACGAAGACGTCCTTGCCGGTGCGCACGGACTCGTCGAGCCGGCCCCACAGCTCCCAGGTCCACGGCTCGGTCATCCACAGCACGAGCTGGTCGAGGCTGTCCGGGGTGTCCGTGCGCAGCAGCCGGGAGATCTCCGAGGGGACGAAACGGCCCTCGGGGTCCTCGGCGAACACCTGGTGGCAGGTGAGCGAGCGCAGCAGGCGCCGCAGCGCGTCCGGGTCGGCTCCGACGGTCCGCGCGAGGTCGTCCGCCGTCGCCGGGCCTTCGCCGAGGGCGTCGGCGAGACCGAGCTTCACGGCCGCCCGCAGCGAGGCGGCGCAGCTGCTGCTCAGCGCGCGCTCCAGCAGGCTCAGCACCTGCGGCTCGGTGGACGGCCCGGTGGACGACTCGGTGGGCGGCTGGGTGGGCGGCTCCCACGACGGTTCGGCGGACGACGTGGTGGGTGCGGTGGAACCGGTCACGAAAGGGGGCCTCTCTATCGGGTCTGTCGGGCGGCGGCGGTGACACAGCCGGGG is part of the Streptomyces sp. NBC_00250 genome and harbors:
- a CDS encoding methyltransferase → MTGSTAPTTSSAEPSWEPPTQPPTESSTGPSTEPQVLSLLERALSSSCAASLRAAVKLGLADALGEGPATADDLARTVGADPDALRRLLRSLTCHQVFAEDPEGRFVPSEISRLLRTDTPDSLDQLVLWMTEPWTWELWGRLDESVRTGKDVFVDLHGQEFFDQVHSAWPESAAAFDRAMTQASIQSARAVAGAVPLSGARTVADIGGGQGALLAALLEHHPDVRGVLFDRPDVLAGADARLREDGTLAERAELVAGDCREAVPADIDAYVFKNVLGMNDEDAVVVLGNVVRTARPGTRVIIVENLVDDGPGQMFSTGMDLRMLLTVGGRKHTRQSLLGLVERAGLTVRDVRPVNTYQHLIEATV